The Dermacentor silvarum isolate Dsil-2018 chromosome 7, BIME_Dsil_1.4, whole genome shotgun sequence genomic sequence AGTGACAAAAGCCCTGGTGTCTACACTTTTGTATAAGCTATTTATATAAATTCAAGTAGATTATTTCACAAACTACAAGCTAAACGGAGCATGCACCAATGTAACATCCTGCGATGAGCATGAAAGACACCTAAGAAATATTCTTAAGCATTCAATCAATCAACTGTATTTGATAGCCTGGCACAAAACATTCCTGAAATTCTTGCAAATTAGATATAAAGACTTCTGATTTTTGCATCTGACTTACTACTGGAGAACGATTGAAAAAGTATAAAATACTTCGTATATTAAGGGAatgtgatgatgatgtatggtgtttaatggcgcaagggccagatatggccaaagagcgccaggccagtgttcatgagttgacaatggagcaatgaattgcgaaaggtagatgtgtcgtggctgtaaaagggcctaaaaacaatcgctgtaaaatgcgtaaaatgtatatgtaataaaattatggcaatggctaatgaggcgcactatgatcacgaaagaacagattgcaagataatgacgatgggcgaaaatatatcacagataaatctttttaaaaagcactactgccttgacagaccctttgaaaacgtaagggcctggaggcgcgtgctatgcaaaactactgtcgcggcgatatcctctgaagagaggacgcgctacgaaactattgggcaaataacatgcagtacaacatcgctcagaaaatccagaacagctgTAGTGgtaaacagaggttcgtcgccaagaaacatagcagggtggagagggagacggtactggtacgctaaagggaagtgtcgttttctctctctttcggcttccctgcactccacgaacacgtgtagcacggtaagcctctctccacatctaccacaggttggcgggtcatttccagttaagagaaaattgtgggtgtaatatgtatgtcctattctcagacgagagaatatgacattagttcttcgtattttcgtaacaggatgccacgggccaatctgtggcttaactaagtggagcttattgttcgtttcggcatcccacaagcgctgccagtggcttcgaagtttctttctcaagtagggcttgaaatctgtggcagcgatagaagcggtagggttaagggctcgcgatgtaattgatgtggccatttgatcagccagaacattgccctcgatgcctctatggccaggcacccagcatataataatatgctggttagacaggtatgccttgcacagagcagaatacagttcaatatgtacagggtttttgtgtctatgtagagttatgacggcttttacgacgcttagggagtctgtaaatattattgatcttttgagttttgattcgcctatactcttcacagccgataaaagtgcataggcctcagccgtaaaaatgcttgtttccgggtgcagtagatcggactcggagaacgatgggccgactactgcataagatacccctgcatgtgacttggaagcgttggtgtaaaactgagtgcaggacgagtacttgaactggatttccagaaaatgcatccggatatgtgcctctggagcatcttttgtgacctctacaaacgaagtatcacactctatgagttgccactgccacggtggcactggctttgctggggccatcagagtattttcaagtagtgggatgtccatttcttcacaaattcttcttacacgtagtgaaaagggttctcttgctgtcggccggttattaaagagtgtggaactggtcatatcatttacggttgagaagacggatgttccgggtttgaatttactttcaggaaattgGTGAGGCTTAacgatgaacgttgcatatcaagcgaccataTGTCCGCcgctacatacaggcttgccacaggacttgtacTGAAGGCACCAGTGCCTAGGCGGATGCCTATATGGTGTACAGGATcaagcatccttagggcgcttggcgtagcggaatggtacactatggcgccgtaatctaatcttttaagtatgaggctcttgtacaaatttaaaagacactgtatGTCACTACCCCAAgaggtgcgtgacaacacttttagaatattcattgttttcatacacttgtttcttagataccgtatgtgtgccacaaatgtaagcttcgtatctagaatcatacctgaaaatttatgttctgtttttacgtgcacgcgttctccctgcaactcaatgtcaggatcggggtgcagacccctctttctggagaacaggacgcaggtggtcttttgtgggttaaggctaaatcgattctcgtctgcccacttagacaccttgttcagaccaagctgaatctgccgctcacagactgcgagattgcacgaggcgaaacctatctgtacatcatcgacgtatgcagaataaaacatgtttcttgggatatacagacgcaaagaactcatttttatgataaagagagtgcaactgagcaccccaccatgtggcactccagtttcctgcataaaaggtcttgatacagcatttcccacacgaacacggaaagtgcgattagataaataactttctatgacatttaacatgttaccacgtataccaacgtgcgagaggtctctaagtattccaaaccgccacgtggtatcgtaggctttttctatatcgaggaatacagagagaaagaactgtttatggacgaaagcttcacgaatttgcgtctcaatacgtatcaaatggtcggcggtggatcgaccttctcgaaacccgcattggtacgggtcaagcaatttgtttgattcaagaaaatgtatcagtcggcggttaatcattttttcgaacagtttgcacaagcagcttgttagtgctattgggcggtaactcgaagcagacgatgggtccttgccctccttcagtataggaatgacaatggcctctttccaggcagaggggatcttgccggaggtccatatagcattgtatagggagaggagagttttctttgtttcatgaggaaggtgcttcagcatttgataagctatgcggtcagagcctggcgcagacttgctgcaacaactaagtcatgcatacagctcagcaatgcagaatggctggttgtatgcctcgttccCGGTAAcctttctttctagtttctgtttttctattgtagcattgtgccttttaaatgtttgtgaataatgggatgagctggccacatgttcaaaatgtgctcccaggcagtcagcttggtcttccagactgtggccttgtgtgtttaccaacgggagtgaataggtttgtagcccttttatcttattaacttttttccagactctgccctcttctgtatatgagctgatacctgataaaaacttctcccaactctctctcctggcctgtcggcgcgttctcctgccctccgattttattttcttaaaattgacaagattctccgcagttggggaatcgcgtagcaacccccacgctttgttttgtttcctacgagtgttccgacattcctcgttccaccatgggacacggcatttgcaggtcgcaccactcatttctggtatacattcagaagcagcattgattatgaaagatgcaagatactcaaccgcagcatcaattcccagcaaagatatgtcaggccacgagataccacttgtaagactcttgaatttctcccaatctgccagtatccaacttccaccggggagcttgtggtggagcttcgttttgtagtggtgatctcagcagtatggggaagtggtcactcccgtaaggattttttgtaacttcccatttaagttcaggaaatatagacggggaagctacactgagatcaatggaagaaaaagttttgtttgcgagattgtagtaggtgggttcatttttattcaggagacacgcaccaggggagaaaagaaattgttcgattagccgtcctcgcgcatcgatacgcgtgtcgccccacaagctgctgtgtgcattcaaatcgccaagaacgagataaggttctggtaattcatctataaatgactgaaattcatgcttgtgtaaaggataatgtggggggtatgtagagcgagcaaatggtgacgagtttacccagaagtacagcacgaacggctaccgcctcaagtgccgtattgagtggaagttgctgacaggctacacttctgtcgagtatgatggccacaccaccagaagatgcggcagagtcctcgcgatctcttcggaaaataaTGTTCTcgcgtaggaagttggtgtttctggagtttaggtgtgtttcttgaacagaaagcacctttggattaaatttattgataagttcttggatgtcgttgaggttgtggattagtccctaacattccactgcattattgtgttcatgttggaggaaaataaaaggtgctgtgtgtctcaaaagggagaagggtgacttactttacagagcctttgctaggccctgtaattggtgttttgtcttttttggagcggtcaagagaacctcgccgctccttcgacgctactagcgccgtttggcttggacgtgtccatagcctcttgcgaggcactggacacccgctccagatagcgatgtgtgcgtcgcgtagacttcatctcgagcgatgaagccttcgcccccaccgggccagaggtcgacaggacccctgtggcctctgcggtgccctggctgctgccggagcttgcagggccactggtgtggacactttgagagatggcagggcagcgtttgctgctcccaccttaggggcgggtggcgttagcctcggcacgctagacgtggtccgggctaccgccagaggctgttgtggtgccgccccccgttgcaccacttcggcgaaagatgttttaagcaagaacaacgaggagatacgttgacgtgcttcgcggaatgtgatattctccttcacttttacagtaattatttccttttctttcttccaggctggacaagctctggagtatgccgggtgactgccgtcgcagttcgcacagtGTACCTCGTCATTGTTGCAATcatcagaagagtgaccagttgtgccgcactttgcgcacataagctgccctcggcagctttgggatgcatgaacaaatctttggcatttgaagcaacgtcgcgggttcggaatataaggtcgaacatgtagttttacatagccggtttcaagagtctcgggtaatgtagttgaactgaaagtgattattgaatgacaacgaaatcccaacaaagcatttcttctgattgtgatgcgctgcacatggattacgccttggtccttccatccatccaggagttcttcattTAATGtcaagtcttcatctgatactacgcctttgactgtgttcatagttcgatgtgcgctcacagaaacagggatattaccaaaggctacgaggtgtgctagtctgttgtattgttccttgtcttttagttcgaggagcaaatctccacttgctatccttgttaccttataaccagttccaatggtctcttttaggcacttggccataagaaatggtgaaattgttctagctGTTGTAGATGATTGTTCACAGTGGAGGAcctggaatttcgggaaacgttcgttgtttttgggcaagaatagcgatgttgcatcggtgcgtacccttttcgaggcacgatcggttgagaaagggttcggggatcccatggaaagaagtgatttgttcggcaacggcgtctgccacccaccacggagcccaacaaggggacgtggcagaacatataaacaagtctgcacaccgccagcagtatgccgttactataacccaatatggtatacccaaggtaggacatccacaccaggttaacccttgccgccaggaaaagtcgaagtgaatggaacagatgagaggacaggacagattaaaagtggaagggaaagacgaagatgatagTAGAGGGAGATAGGAAAAgccgactaccggtttcccccgggcgggtcagtccaggggtgccgtctacgtgaagcagaggccaaaggggtgtgttgcctccgccgaggggccttaaatgtccgaacacccggcttcggctcaacccccaggatccccttttccccggacacgtctaagccacgcacggttaatcgtgggagggtccaaccctcgtgtgctcgggtccgtggtgatTAAGGGAATGTGTGCGGTACGGTACTACACTATCCTAACTAGTTCATGTCATGCTCAATTTACTGCACAGCATAGCCAGAAGTGTGCTGGTCCGCATGTCTGGAGTGTAAGGGGGGACAGGCAGTGCCTCTTCCCTGAATCTGCCAGTGACTAACAGTACTATTAGATCTAACTGTACTATGTGTAACAGATGCTCATTGTACACACTCTGTTACCTACATGTGCACTCCAGTGCACACCCAGGTAACATCCCACTGTAAACGCAAAGGCCACATCCTACAAGAATTCTTATAAGGCTTGTTTTCTTGGAACATATGAAAGGTTATCAGTCAAGATTTGGTACTTACAATGACTCTGCTGAATGAATCAATGGCTGTCACACAGTTCAAATAGATATGTCTGTGATATGTGAACAGACAGTtgtgtgcactctatgttacctaCATATGCACTCAAGGGTACACACAGGTAACAGATAGTATACATCCAGTTAACATCCTGCCGTAAACATAAAGGACACATCCTACAGGCATAATAAAGGTCATTTCCTTGAGGTATACGAAAGGATGAGTAAAGATGTAGTACACACAAAGTTAGCGTCCCGGAGGTCACACAAGGGACAAGGAATCATAAAGGTCACATAGGGCACAAGAAGGAAACATAAAAGAAACATAAAGGACATAACCATTTTCATAAGGGGTTCGCGTGTACGTTGCGTACGCACGGCAGCTCGCAGCTATTACGAGGCCCGGCCAGGAGGTGCGACAAAACAAACCGCAGGGCGCAAGGGTTATGTAGACAAGCTTCCCACGAAAAAGATTTCCAACTGCGATTACAGCCGAAGAGACCGATATCCCTATGTGTACCGCTCGATGCTGCCCGCAGATCCCGCTGCGGCGGGCAGCTGGCGAATTCACGAACTTCTTTTCCTAACGTTGTAGACTCACGTTTAATAGTATGGCCTTTACAAAAGAATATGTGGTCATTTGCATGCCTGGCGCGCGCCAGTTTGTTGGAAAAGCCTAGCTCTGTTTGCGCCAGTAAATTAAAACGTGCCACTGCGGACATGTTCATAACTTAGGACGCAAGCATGTTGAATGTAATGGTGCATTTGTAAGTAATACTTAATATGCATTTGTTTCGCCTTCTCATTGTAATTAAATGTTAAAACTAGCAGAAGACTGCGCAATGCGCGCTTAGAAggctgtttttatttatttttttcgcagACACCTGCGCAAGTGAACCTGATGACGACGCCGAAACGCTCCGAAGTACACAGTCCTGTAAGTCACTGGTTTCTTTCTGTTTAATCACGTACGCCCTTTAAGAAACCTTTTTCGTGCTCACCTGGGCAAGAAATGAAAAGCACTTGAAACATTCTGTGAACGTTAACTTGAGCAATGCGATTGTGCTACTAAAATGCATTCTAGTGCCTTAAACTGTGCATAGAAAGTTTTTGCTATGAAATATGTACAATTTTGAGTGAATTAGCGCTACAATTCGATGTCACAAGATCGGCAATGCTGAAATTGCAGAAAATTAGGTAAAACCAAAGcaccccttttttttcccctcgcgAGCAAGTCTTAAAATTTCCATGACGTGACAAGCGAAAAGAACAAAATGTTCTGTACTAGGACTAGTTTCTTATGACAAAGGTGAACTATTCAACTGCTTATGTTTGCGTGCAGCCCCAGAAGCCAGCTGTTCACAGCCACCAAGGAAGCGCACCAGACACAGCAAGCACTCGGAGCTGCGTGAATTGTTCGCTTATCAGCAAAGCAGAAGTGCAGAGCTCTTAAGACAGCTACACAGACATGATATTTCAACAGCAGCGGCAGCTTTTACAGGAGGAACGGAATAACATGGATCAACTCATGGCAAACATTACAACCTCCTTCCTTCAAGGCACTCAAGCCCTTTTGTCACAAGTGTTCAGCCAGCAGATGCAAATCACAGGCTACCAGCCAGCAGTGTTCAGCTTTCCTGCACCAGGACCTTTCGTCACAACAGGGGTGACCTCCAATATCGCAAGCTTCCAACCATGTCAACCATCAAACTCGACGCAagatatagaccttttcacaaatcaacgtttgagtagcgccattgcccgacacgggcgacgtctagcgtcagcacatgttatgccgccattttggactgtgaggcttgcgagagcaggccggccgcatttcggttgtgtgatcttcaccgagcattatttcgattgttttctgcCGCTTCGCTTGtgttgtgccgcttgacttgttacatgtttcacgtgctcgcgtgagcgctcatgTGTGAAGTGCAATGGGAATAGGGGCAGCCAGTGGATCTGGCGTTTCCTCATCGGTACCGgtggcagccgcgtctgcttcgtcgagacctggcgtgctaatcagcggtattttaagtgcgaagcactttaggggcccgggcgtCCGTCCTGCGCGATCACGCCTGGGCTGTAGCGCTATAGCACTCCAGCACCGGcgcgtcactgcttcgcacttccccaggtttcacgttagtggagctgcatttcttaACCGTGTTCCTTGCTGCTTCCGAAtataatcatttttttttcattcttattGCTGGGCGCATGTGACTGTAGTCgccgattgaatctgatcaccattacgtttcgcggttgagggttacctcatttagcgaaagcaggcgcgtacgtagctgttgggaaatgcttagaaccaggcgccggcagcCCGCCGACTcatgtcagtggttggtagatatgcggtggttactcccgACGCAACTTAACAGCTGAGTCATGTaaaatttattgaatctggtgcagcgctgggtgcttataaccaaatgtcaaagcagaagcgtggcgctcgagcagcgcggtacctgcggcgaactgatacagcccaggtgctagatttcgaaattacctttatgtggagggccgcgcagggcgcgtgtgaacgcagagacaatgttttggggtacacaggggctgcatacatcttccatatgGCACGATTTTGCAGATCGTTGCAAAGTGTATTTACAGACTAATTCTCTTGCAGAATGCTTTAATTTgtctaataccggtgtcacactgccatatttgatcgcgatcgagccagatctggatcggaatgttcgaccacgATTAGCTCCTTTCCGCaaattgagcaaagaagccaatcgcgaccgagaaatcacgatcaaaagtgcgccgtgtgaatTAGGCACTGGAATAAAGTCGTGTTTGAAacaataacaaatgtagcctctgccactacatacgagaaaacatagcatcgaagagctgacaattctcgcaacctattgggaaatgtgccgaaaagggcttaaaaatgcattatttaaatgatgtgtgcattggttcacattagactgaaatgctaagtcctcGGGAGATGCAGGAAACTGGtcaagcgtgaacataccacatcggcagtggcCTCGAGCAATgttgtgttgtggacacactatagtccccaaaatcgttattttccgctgctTGTTTGTGCATCCATAAACTGCACaatgctggcctgtagccttttgatgagtatatgccgttatttacgagcgtaagtcattcgtgacaaaaataaacggaaacatcgaaggaaagctaccattccgcaacgcaagcgcaaggcaagctcacagtccagaccaaacaggcaacaatgacacatactctccacgccagaccatcggaagcgccctcgtgaaaacgtctacaCCAGCGCAACCAAACTTTCCTGGCTCAACCACATCAAGGTCGCCTCACTCATAGGTGACTTATATGAAGTGTTTCATTGAGTGCTAGAAAAAGCTGGTGCTCTCTGATGTTCCTTAAAAAAATTGCTCACAGGCACTCTTGTACTCTAGTCACTttcgttgttttttctgtggGTCGCACTAATACAGCGTAAACATTTTTTGTGTGTGGTCCTCACAGTTAAGGCAATCTGTGGTGCTGTCTCACTCACGTTTTGTTTTGCTGGACCCATACTAATTTTTGCGCGTTTTATCTCGAGTAAGGAAGCTGTGGTGTCTAGCCATTGGTTATTTTTTCCTCTGGGTCGACTCATTTGTAGGTGGCTCATAATGAGTGCGCTTTGCTAAGTGCTGGAAACAGCTGGTGCTATCCGACATTCTTTGTACTCTAGTCTTGTTATTTTTCGCTGTAGGTCGGGCTTATTTCATTGCCTACATTTCTTCCTATTTCATCAGATATAAAAAGCTTTGCTGTCTAGCCCGTCTGGTCATTTTTTGCTGCCGGTCACAATTTATATGGTACCTACAATTTTTTGTATTTTATCTACTTTATCGTAGGTAAGAGAGCTGTATTGTCTACTCACTCTTCTGTTTTGCTGGACCCAATATATTGCCTGAATTTTTTGTGTACTATCTCACATAAGAGAAGCTATGCCGTCTAGCCTCTGGTGATATTTTGCCTACATATAGTGCCTACATTTTTGTGTTTTATGAAATATAGGAGCTGTGGTGTCTAGCTACTGGTTTTTTGTTGTGTGTCACACTCTGTAAAGTGCCTGCATCATTTGTGACTCCTATCATAGTCAAGAGAACCTGTGATGTCTAGCCACTCAGGCTACGTTTTTTGTGAATCACCCTTTATACAGTGGCTATATAGTTGGTGTACATTTTATCACAGATAAGAGATCCTGTGGTGCCTAGTCACCCTCGTTATTTTTGCAGTGGGTCGCACTCAGTACAGTGCCcacattttttgtgcaagtcCTATCACAGTTAAGGACAACTGATATTTTGTCACCTGTGTAACAAACACGTTCGCCAATTGTAGTACACAAAGACAGTGCCTCCACTACTCTTACATTTACTGTTCAAATTTTTTATGTGTATCATATGATAGTATTGGCCACATTCATTACttaaagagaagcaatgctgccTTTTTACTGTTGTGTACAAAGTGTAAGCTGAATTTAGTAGACAAGACGGTGCTTCCAGTTcttaataaacattttattttcccACTTTGTTGCATTTGATCCTTGATATGTTGAAGGTAGAATGAACATCTTGAGCTTAGGAACTTCTTATGTTCCACACAACAGCCTTATCAGTTGAAAACAGCATGTCAACCTCCAAGCAGGTTGGAAGTTTGTGAATGAGTTACTGCTTCCCACTTTCACTTTTGTGGGCACATTGCAATTTGTCATCGAAGACGCGACAAGTGTACGTCTGTTTAGGTACATTTCAATGTTATCTTCGTGGCCTTTAGCAATGTTATACCATGAAGCAGAATGCAAATAATAATATTATGTGGTATTTATTGGCGccagggccagatatggccaaagagcgccacgacaaatggtgatggtttttcaaTGTAGTATAAATAGAGTGGTATAAGAGTTTATAGATGGttgatgtaacgtggctgtaaaaaggcctaaaatcaagtcgctgtaaattgcgtaaaatatattggtattaagataatgacaatgactaatgattaaaGTTATGACTTTAACAATTCAGTTACGAATTATTGATGTACTAAAACatatacaatagcactagtgccacaagaggttcattgaaatcaagggctgagaggcacgtacTGTACAAACTTTTGCATTGCCGCTGCAGCCTGCAacacgaggctgcgctacagatgccCTGTCCAAATGGCTTGTaaagtgtttacatctgctaaaaactttaagactaCATTAAAATCAAGAAGCGGCTCATGACTAAGAAGGAATGCTGGATGAAGAGGGATGCActcacgatatgcgggataaaagtactttttgcGCTGGGCTTCTTTTTCAGGGCActggacaagaacatggaggactgtaagaatgtcgccacacctatcacatttcggaggatcacttccagtaaggaggtaagagtgtgtgTCATAGGTATGTCCTAgccttaacctgcaaagaagcacttcattgtgtcttgccgttttttcggacatccatttccctattcttggtttgatcatatgtagcttgtttgacacttcgttgtcccactgcctttgccaacatctccgcaactgatggcgcaagaaaggctttaggtctgtgggagggatagctatgtttgtgTCTGTATATTTAAAAACTACTGACCTGGCACTTTCATCTGCAGCTGCATTGCCtgttatgcctctatggccaggtacccagcacactatggCCACTTGATTGCCCGTGTAAGCTGAGCATAACTAGCCgtagagttcgttaaaaactgaattcttctgttttcgtagactcattagagctctaacgacgctcaatgagtctgtgaacacaattgctttggtaaaattcattagctttatgtatTTAACTGCCaagaggattgcgtatgcttccgctgtaaaaatacttgtatgcggatttagtgcaccagatgttgaaaaagacggtcccagagctgcgtaagcaacgccaacaggagatttggaagcatctgtgtaaaattctgcacatgagtacttcgactgaagctcgaggaagtgcgaacgtatatgagtctcaggtgcatgcttggagatctctatgaaagagacatcgcactcaatagtctgccactcccaaggtggtggaagcggACTGGGAGCCGTTAACACATTCTCTTGAACTAGCATGCCTGTTTCTTCTGCCGATGCTTCTAGACGCAAggacaaaggagtcctcacggccggttttgatacagcctggcag encodes the following:
- the LOC119459085 gene encoding uncharacterized protein LOC119459085 isoform X1, translated to MNALFAHRPMSQALHYGIDSNEPDESEDSRADTCASEPDDDAETLRSTQSSPEASCSQPPRKRTRHSKHSELRELFAYQQSRSAELLRQLHRHDISTAAAAFTGGTE